A window of Streptomyces sp. SAI-127 contains these coding sequences:
- a CDS encoding response regulator, translating to MIDVLVVDDDFRVAEINAKYVGKVPGFRVAARAHSAAQALASVQRGTIDLILLDHYLPDQTGLELVHRMREQGHGTDVIMITAAGDVTTVQAAMRLGALHYLVKPFTFAALRTRLDSYAALRRTVDRVGGRGIAGQEQVDRIFSALRTTPAPPSPGLPSGHSEPTTDLICRVLHHADQPLSAHEVAAETGLSRSTAQRYLRHLEQAGRLRLSLRYGDTGRPEHRYAWVAP from the coding sequence ATGATTGACGTCCTGGTAGTGGACGACGACTTCCGTGTCGCCGAGATCAACGCCAAGTACGTGGGAAAGGTGCCCGGTTTCCGGGTGGCCGCTCGGGCCCACAGCGCTGCGCAGGCGCTGGCCAGCGTGCAGCGCGGGACCATCGATCTGATCCTGCTCGACCACTACCTGCCCGACCAGACGGGCCTCGAACTCGTCCACCGCATGCGGGAACAGGGCCACGGCACCGACGTCATCATGATCACAGCAGCCGGGGACGTGACGACCGTCCAGGCCGCCATGCGCCTGGGCGCCCTCCACTACCTGGTCAAGCCTTTCACCTTCGCGGCCCTGCGCACCCGGCTGGACTCCTACGCGGCCCTGCGCCGCACCGTCGACCGGGTGGGCGGCCGCGGCATCGCCGGTCAGGAACAGGTCGACAGGATCTTCAGCGCCCTGCGCACCACCCCGGCTCCGCCGTCCCCCGGCCTGCCCAGCGGCCACTCGGAGCCGACGACGGACCTCATCTGCCGCGTCCTGCACCACGCCGACCAACCGTTGTCGGCCCATGAGGTCGCCGCCGAGACGGGCCTGAGCCGCTCCACCGCCCAGCGCTACCTCCGCCACCTCGAACAGGCCGGCCGCCTCCGCCTGTCCCTCAGATACGGCGACACGGGGCGGCCGGAGCACCGGTACGCATGGGTGGCGCCATAG